The sequence below is a genomic window from Gossypium hirsutum isolate 1008001.06 chromosome A11, Gossypium_hirsutum_v2.1, whole genome shotgun sequence.
ATGTTTATAGTATTCCTAATATATATTACGTATATCTTTAACATTATTGCCATATTACGACATTCGCttcaaaatgttttaattattccATTTATTTCTTCCAATTTGCTTTACATTATTTCAAAACCCCGATCGTGTTTtctaataaatttcaataataaaGGCAATGTACCGGTTTAATATTAAATCATagaatttcatcgctatgttggatggaatttgtcGATTTATGTTAAAACGGTATATGTACAtccttctcaaaaaaaaaatctaagaactTAAAAGTTCTCGCTTTTTAAATCGGATCACGATTGAAATttaaattgaacttgtatttttgaaaatcaagacgaCACGTGTTTAAAAGatgccaattttgggcgttgcgagggtgctaataccttcctcgcgcgtaaccgactcccgagcctaaTTTTTCCTCTGGATCTTGACGTAGACCCAAACTTAGCCTTCTCgttgttttagaaaataaatcaaataggtgtccgatcacaccctaaaaaagatcggtggcgactcctggTTTatcttaaaaatcaaatttcaacttCTAAATCTTTttataaatcgccacaattagcgatcagtaaatttttacgtcgctacacagACATATCCAATTATTCATGACGAGTTGGTTGGAATTAGTTTACATTTGGAGGAGTTGTATTCAAAAATAAACATTGGGGAAGACGATGTCCGCATTATTGGAATTTGTGGAATGGGTGGCATCGGTAAAACAACTCTTGCAAGGGTTGTTTACACTCAAATGTCACCTTATTTTGAAGGTAAAAGCTTTCTTGCTGATATTCGAGAAGTTTCAAACAAATGTGGACTTGTCTCTTTACAGAAACAACTTCTTTCTCAAATCTTGCCAAATGAATGCTTCAATTTTTTCAATGTTCATGAAGGGAATGCCATAATTAGCCATAGGTTGTTTAGCAAAAAGGTTGTTGTTGTTCTTGACGATGTTGATCATGTACAACACTTGAAATACTTAGTTGGAAGGCAAGATTGGTTCGGTTTAGGGAGTAGAATCATCGTAACAACCAGAGATGAACATTTGCTCCGATCTTATTGAATCAATGATGTGTATAAGCCTACAACATTGAATCCCAATGATGCACTTAGGCTTTTCAATTTGAAAGCTTTTGATAGTGATACAATGTTGAAAGATGATTTTAGTGAGCTTTCTGAACATATTGTAAATTACGCTGGTGGTCTCCCTTTAGCTCTTGAAGTCTTGGGTCCTTTTTTTGTGCAGTAGAAATTTAGCTCAATGGAGAAACGCAATCGAAAGACTTAAACAAGATTCCAACAAAGAAATTCTTGACACACTCAGAATCAGCTTTGATGGGttggaagaaaaggaaaagaatatATTTCTAGACATAGCATGCTTTTTCAATGGAGAGAAGAAAGATTTAGTAATGAAAGTATTGGATGGTTGTGAGTTTTTCCCAGATATTGGAATCGATGTTCTCATTAAGAAATCTCTTATAAAAGTCAGTGATGATAACCAATATTTATGGATGCATGCCTTGTTGCAAGAAATGGGAAGAAAAGTTGTTGAAGAAAAATGCGTTGATGAACTTGGAAAACGTTGTAGATTGTGGAAGGAAAGAGATGTCCATCATGTCCTAGCAAAAAACACGGTAAATCATTGAACAAAAATTTCAtacaatattttctttttgtcaATATATGATGTAAAACCAAAGCTTAGTCTAATTGATTTACATATCAAATTTTAAGTGAAATTGAGTAGCTTTAAGATAATTTTCATTTGTTgatcataaatattaataagaaCTGGTAATATAAACATTCAATTTTATTGAAATACTCTCAttagaaaatgttttactttgttcaaaatattttatttactatagtTCCAACTAAAGATTGTgtatgtaaattttcaaaatttttaacatacAATTTAGACCATTTATTTTGTCTTTCTTATTGTCTATTCTTGATTACTTTTAGGCTACCGAAGTGATTGAAAGCATGATCATCGAcaataaaaggtaaaaaaacatacatataaatttatcaatatgtACTATTAATATTAATTCTAGTTTTTTTAGGCTTATGTAATTAAAAGTCGAATGTAAGTGTTAGATAAGAGTATTGTCTATCATGGGTATGCTCAGTCATATCTGAATACGATATTCGAATATGCATTAGATATAAGTGTTGGGTATGGGTACATTAAAAAACAATATCGATGCAACATAGCTtgtaaatattgaatatttttgtatCTTCTGaaactcttttttttgtttttttttttttgctcgtgGTTTTTAAGGAATCGAGTAAAATGTTCAACTTGAGTGTCGATGCCTTCTCAAAGATGAAAAATTTGAGACTGCTCAAAGTGCTTTGCCTCTCAAATTGTGATGATCTCAAATATCTTTTTAATGAGCTACGACTTTTAGATTGGAAAGGATGCCCTCTAAGATCGTTACCTTTAAACTTCCAACCGGACAACCTTGTTGCACTTCTCTTACCATACAGTTGCATTGAACAACTATGGAAGGGAAATAGAGTAAGAATTAACTCATCTGATCCTtatgttttagcttattttaatataaatgattaaactttgattaagattttaaaaaaaaagagcattATTATGTTTTCTCTTCtctaatttgttattgttttcaACAGCCCTTGTATAAGTTGAAAAATGATGAACCTCAAAGGGTCTCAAAACCTGATCAAGACACCAGACTTCACAACAGCATCAAATCTTGAAGTTTTGATTTTGGAAGGTTGTACCAAATTAGTGGATGTTCATCCATCCATCGGAGTGCTTAAGCGCCTTAaacttttgaatttaagagaTTGCAAAAGTCTTAGGAGTCTTCCAACCAAAATTAGAATGGAATCTCTTGAAACATTAATTCTTTCGGGTTGCTCAAGTCTTGTAAGGTTTCCAGAGATTGATGGGATAATGGAGTGCTTAAAAACTCTAGATCTTTCCGGTTGTTACAGAGTTGAAAATTTATTAGAGAATTTGCAGCAAGCGAAGTTTTTGGAAGAGCTCGACTTGAGTGAAACAGCCATAACAGAACCACCATCCTTCATTTgtcaatttaaaaatcttaaagcTCTGTATTTCAATGGGCACAAGGGGCCATCATTTGAGTTACAATCAAAATTACCTTCTCTTTTCAAGGTAATCCAAGGCAAAAGGACGAATCCCATAGCTCGGATGTTGCCTTTGTTGTCAGGTTTGAGTTCATTAAAAGAGCTAAAACTAAGGGACTGCAATCTTTGTGAAGGAGATATTCCTAGTGATATTTCTGGTCTATCCTCTTTGAAAACTCATTGATCTTAAGGGTAACAATTTCATCAGCATACCTGCATCTATTATTCGACTTTCCAAGCTTTATTCTATTAGATTGTTAGATTGCAAGATGCTTAAATCATTGCCTGAGCTACCAACAAGTATAGAAGATGTGTGGATAGATGGTTGTTCTTCACTTGAAGCAGTTGCAAGTCCATCAAAAGTATGCAATTTAGTGGATTCTACTTTCATTAGAGCCATTAACTGCTTCAAATTGGCTGAGAATATCAATGCATTAACACTGCTGAAAAAATTTCTTAAGGTCGATTAATCTCTTTTTTCTCCCTTACAAAATCTCATACTTGAGGATTTATGGTTTTAGTTACCAAACGACTTGTGTTTTGTTTTGCAGGCATTTGCAAATTCAAGaaaaatgtttgatattattatgcCCGGAAGTGAAATCCCAGAATGGTTTAGCCAACAAACAAGTAACGCTTCAATTAAGATACCCTTGCCTATCAACCTTCGAAAAGATAGTCAATGGATTGGAGTTGCTTGCTGTTGCATTTTTGTCAATAATGATGCTTTAAGGGATGACAAATATATCGGTTGTGGAGCATATATCTATTGTAGAAATTCTGAACAAGCCAGCTGTAATGGATCTATTTTTAGAGGTAGAAATCCTCGACGGATTGATTGGAGAGGCTGGTTGTTTGGTAAAGGATTTAACCAGTCCATAATGAAAGATCACCTTTTTCTTCGTTATTGGTCGCGTGATAAATTATATCCATTTTCCTAGGCGGATAAATTTGGTGACTGCGAAACCAATAAGTTACGGGCAACAGATTGCTTAGATAGAATATGCGATGAGCTTGAGGTGTCTTTCATAGATCGATTTGGACGCCGTGCTAAGGTGAAGAAGTGTGGTGTTAGAATAGTGTATGAGAAAGATTTggaagaaataaaagagttgcaGTGCCATAGCGCTCAATCTTCTCCAAATTTTGAACGCATCCACCAACActctgttgttccaatagggtcggaagcttgtaaattattgtactaaaaaatcacacaaagttcaatttccagagaagagaggtggatcacaaagatctcttaaataccaagtctttccttagtcagaatatcccttctataataatttaatagcacaattaaatactactattataccctcaaatattgaaagaaaaataggacaaaaaagaacacaagagttttaacgaggttcggtaaattatacctacgtcctcgggcactaacaccagatgataactttactatctccaaaatattacaaacaaatagaattccttaagaattctcaaatgggagaagagagaaaactaagagagaaagattagttgggatggttgaaatgagaaatggttaggcctatttatagttgaggttcagggactaacttgcaaatggcctaaaaaattagggaccaaaattgcaattatcccattcaactttaaacaacttgcctaccactttttttctttcggtgccacttgcacctcccatttttgacttttcaacaccccttttaatttgacttttcaacacaCTCTGCTCACGACGATGGATCAGTAGGTAGCACTTCTCACATAAAACGAAAACGTAATGTCTACGAGGAAGCGGAGGAAGAAGGGCGGCAACCAAAACGGATGcaaaaagttttcaattttataaTGGGCCAGTCGTGGAAGAAGCATTAACTATAGTAAACTATTTAACCACCTTTGTCCtattaattcctttttttttgcaCATTGACGTTGTTtatgttgcggaagcgacgataatattaataacaatattatcagaaatatttagataattattatgccaacaattatactaagaaa
It includes:
- the LOC107962494 gene encoding disease resistance-like protein DSC1 isoform X2; the protein is MPASLTRLSKLQFLGLSYCKMLKSLPEIPRRVGQVWIDGCSSLEVCNLVDSAAFRAINCFKLAENMNALTIREVCNLVGSGAFRAINCFKLAENMNALTLLKKELKAFANSRKMFDIIMPGSEIPEWFSQQTSNASIKIPLPINLRKDSQWIGVACCCIFVNNDALRDDKYIGCGAYIYCRNSEQASCNGSIFRGRNPRRIDWRGWLFGKGFNQSIMKDHLFLRYWSRDKLYPFS